The following proteins are co-located in the Escherichia fergusonii ATCC 35469 genome:
- the pfkA gene encoding 6-phosphofructokinase, with product MIKKIGVLTSGGDAPGMNAAIRGVVRAALSEGLEVMGIYDGYLGLYEDRMVQLDRYSVSDMINRGGTFLGSARFPEFRDENIRAVAIENLKKRGIDALVVIGGDGSYMGAMRLTEMGFPCIGLPGTIDNDIKGTDYTIGFFTALSTVVEAIDRLRDTSSSHQRISVVEVMGRYCGDLTLAAAIAGGCEFVVVPEVEFSREDLVNEIKAGIAKGKKHAIVAITEHMCDVDELAHFIEKETGRETRATVLGHIQRGGSPVPYDRILASRMGAYAIELLLAGYGGRCVGIQNEQLVHHDIIDAIENMKRPFKGDWLECAKKLY from the coding sequence ATGATTAAGAAAATCGGTGTGTTGACAAGCGGCGGTGATGCGCCTGGCATGAACGCAGCAATCCGTGGTGTCGTGCGTGCGGCGCTTTCGGAAGGTCTGGAAGTCATGGGGATTTATGACGGCTATCTGGGTCTGTATGAAGACCGTATGGTTCAGCTTGACCGTTACAGTGTGTCCGACATGATCAACCGCGGTGGTACTTTCCTGGGCTCCGCGCGCTTCCCGGAATTCCGCGACGAAAACATCCGTGCGGTGGCTATCGAAAACCTGAAAAAACGTGGTATCGACGCGCTGGTTGTTATCGGTGGTGACGGTTCTTACATGGGGGCAATGCGTCTGACTGAAATGGGCTTCCCGTGCATCGGTCTGCCTGGCACCATCGACAACGATATCAAAGGTACTGACTACACTATCGGCTTCTTCACTGCCCTGAGTACGGTTGTAGAAGCTATCGACCGCCTGCGTGACACTTCCTCTTCTCACCAGCGTATTTCCGTGGTGGAAGTGATGGGCCGTTATTGTGGCGATCTGACTCTGGCAGCTGCTATTGCTGGTGGTTGTGAATTCGTTGTTGTACCGGAAGTTGAGTTCAGCCGTGAAGATCTGGTAAACGAAATTAAAGCCGGTATCGCCAAAGGTAAAAAACACGCAATTGTGGCGATCACTGAGCACATGTGCGATGTGGACGAACTGGCACACTTCATTGAAAAAGAAACCGGTCGTGAAACTCGCGCAACCGTGTTGGGCCACATTCAGCGTGGCGGTTCTCCGGTACCTTACGACCGTATTCTGGCTTCCCGTATGGGCGCTTACGCTATCGAGCTGCTGCTGGCTGGCTACGGTGGTCGCTGCGTAGGTATTCAGAACGAACAACTGGTTCACCATGACATCATTGATGCTATCGAAAACATGAAGCGTCCGTTCAAAGGTGACTGGCTGGAGTGTGCGAAAAAACTGTACTAA
- the fieF gene encoding CDF family cation-efflux transporter FieF (FieF, a metal efflux transporter, is a member of the CDF (cation diffusion facilitator) family of transporters.), with protein sequence MNQSYGRLVSRAAIAATAMASLLLLIKIFAWWYTGSVSILAALVDSLVDIGASLTNLLVVRYSLQPADDNHSFGHGKAESLAALAQSMFISGSALFLFLTGIQHLISPTPMNDPGVGIIVTIVALVCTILLVSFQRWVVRRTQSQAVRADMLHYQSDVMMNGAILLALALSWYGWHSADALFALGIGIYILYSALRMGYEAVQSLLDRALPDDERQEIIDIVTSWPGVSGAHDLRTRQSGPTRFIQIHLEMEDSLPLVQAHMVADQVEQAILRRFPGSDVIIHQDPCSVVPREGKRFELS encoded by the coding sequence ATGAATCAATCTTATGGACGACTAGTCAGTCGGGCAGCAATAGCTGCGACAGCGATGGCTTCGCTGCTATTGCTGATTAAAATTTTTGCGTGGTGGTATACCGGTTCGGTGAGTATTCTTGCCGCGCTGGTGGACTCGCTGGTGGATATCGGCGCGTCATTAACTAACTTATTGGTCGTGCGTTACTCACTGCAACCAGCCGATGACAATCACTCATTTGGACATGGTAAAGCGGAATCTTTGGCGGCGTTGGCACAAAGTATGTTTATCTCTGGTTCAGCGTTGTTTCTGTTTTTAACCGGGATCCAGCATCTGATTTCGCCAACACCGATGAATGATCCTGGCGTTGGTATTATTGTCACAATCGTCGCGTTAGTTTGCACCATCCTCCTTGTCTCGTTTCAGCGTTGGGTGGTTCGCCGGACACAAAGTCAGGCGGTACGGGCGGATATGCTTCATTATCAGTCTGATGTTATGATGAATGGCGCGATTTTGCTGGCACTTGCCCTGTCCTGGTATGGCTGGCATAGCGCAGATGCCCTGTTTGCTTTGGGTATTGGCATCTATATTTTATATAGTGCGTTACGTATGGGATACGAGGCGGTACAGTCATTGCTGGATCGTGCTTTGCCCGATGACGAACGACAAGAAATTATTGATATCGTGACTTCCTGGCCGGGTGTCAGCGGCGCTCACGATCTTCGCACGCGGCAGTCAGGGCCGACCCGCTTTATTCAGATTCATTTGGAAATGGAAGACTCTCTGCCTTTGGTTCAGGCACATATGGTGGCGGATCAGGTGGAGCAGGCTATTTTACGGCGTTTCCCAGGCTCAGATGTCATTATTCATCAGGATCCTTGTTCCGTCGTACCCAGGGAGGGTAAACGGTTTGAGCTGTCATAA
- the cpxP gene encoding cell-envelope stress modulator CpxP, producing the protein MRIVTAAVMASTLALSSLSHAAEVVTGDNWHPGEELAQRSTQSHMFDGISLTEHQRQQMRDLMQRARHDQPPVNVSEVETMHRLVTAEKFDENAVRAQAEKMAQQQVARQVEMAKVRNQMYHLLTPEQQAVLNEKHQQRIEQLRDVTQFKKDSSLKLLSSSNSRSQ; encoded by the coding sequence ATGCGCATAGTTACCGCTGCCGTCATGGCCTCAACGCTGGCACTCAGTTCTTTAAGCCACGCTGCTGAAGTCGTTACAGGCGATAACTGGCATCCGGGTGAAGAACTTGCACAGCGCAGTACGCAGAGCCATATGTTCGACGGCATAAGTTTAACCGAACATCAGCGTCAACAGATGCGAGATCTGATGCAACGTGCCCGGCACGACCAGCCTCCTGTAAATGTTAGCGAAGTGGAGACAATGCACCGCCTTGTCACCGCAGAAAAATTTGATGAAAACGCTGTACGTGCTCAGGCTGAAAAGATGGCACAACAACAGGTTGCCCGCCAGGTTGAAATGGCAAAGGTTCGCAATCAGATGTATCACCTGTTAACGCCTGAGCAGCAAGCGGTTTTAAATGAAAAGCATCAACAACGAATTGAACAACTGCGTGACGTGACGCAATTTAAAAAAGATTCATCGTTGAAGTTATTGAGTAGTAGCAACTCACGTTCCCAGTAG
- the cpxR gene encoding envelope stress response regulator transcription factor CpxR — protein MNKILLVDDDRELTSLLKELLEMEGFNVVVAHDGEQALELLDDSIDLLLLDVMMPKKNGIDTLKALRQTHQTPVIMLTARGSELDRVLGLELGADDYLPKPFNDRELVARIRAILRRSHWSEQQQNNDNSSPTLEVDALSLNPGRQEASFDGQTLELTGTEFTLLYLLAQHLGQVVSREHLSQEVLGKRLTPFDRAIDMHISNLRRKLPDRKDGHPWFKTLRGRGYLMVSAS, from the coding sequence ATGAATAAAATTCTGTTAGTTGATGATGACCGAGAGCTGACTTCCCTGTTAAAGGAACTGCTCGAAATGGAAGGCTTCAATGTGGTTGTTGCCCATGACGGGGAACAAGCACTCGAACTTCTGGACGACAGCATTGATTTACTTTTGCTTGACGTGATGATGCCGAAGAAAAATGGCATTGATACCCTTAAAGCACTTCGCCAGACACACCAGACTCCCGTCATTATGCTGACCGCTCGTGGCAGCGAACTTGATCGCGTCCTCGGCCTTGAGCTGGGCGCAGATGACTATCTCCCGAAACCGTTCAATGATCGTGAACTGGTTGCGCGGATCCGCGCGATCCTGCGTCGTTCGCACTGGAGCGAACAACAACAAAACAATGACAATAGTTCCCCAACCCTGGAAGTAGACGCCTTAAGTCTCAACCCTGGTCGCCAGGAGGCCAGCTTCGACGGGCAAACGCTGGAGTTGACTGGCACTGAATTTACCCTGCTCTACTTACTGGCACAGCATCTGGGTCAGGTGGTTTCCCGTGAACATTTAAGCCAGGAAGTGCTGGGCAAGCGCCTGACGCCTTTCGACCGCGCTATCGATATGCATATCTCTAACCTGCGTCGTAAGCTGCCGGATCGTAAAGACGGTCACCCGTGGTTTAAAACCTTGCGTGGTCGCGGCTATCTGATGGTTTCTGCTTCATGA
- the cpxA gene encoding envelope stress sensor histidine kinase CpxA: MIGSLTARIFAIFWLTLALVLMLVLMLPKLDSRQMTELLDSEQRQGLMIEQHVEAELANDPPNDLMWWRRLFRAIDKWAPPGQRLLLVTTEGRVIGAERSEMQIIRNFIGQADNADHPQKKKYGRVELVGPFSVRDGEDNYQLYLIRPASSSQSDFINLLFDRPLLLLIVTMLVSTPLLLWLAWSLAKPARKLKNAADEVAQGNLRQHPELEAGPQEFLAAGASFNQMVTALERMMTSQQRLLSDISHELRTPLTRLQLGTALLRRRSGESKELERIETEAQRLDSMINDLLVMSRNQQKNALVSETLKANQLWGEVLDNAAFEAEQMGKSLTVNFPPGPWPLYGNPNALESALENIVRNALRYSHTKIEVGFAVDKDGITITVDDDGPGVSPEDREQIFRPFYRTDEARDRESGGTGLGLAIVETAIQQHRGWVKAEDSPLGGLRLVIWLPLYKRS, translated from the coding sequence ATGATAGGCAGCTTAACCGCGCGCATCTTCGCCATCTTCTGGCTGACGCTGGCGCTGGTGTTGATGTTGGTTTTGATGTTACCCAAGCTCGATTCACGCCAGATGACCGAGCTTCTGGATAGCGAACAGCGTCAGGGGCTGATGATTGAGCAGCATGTCGAAGCAGAACTGGCGAACGATCCACCGAACGATTTAATGTGGTGGCGGCGTCTCTTCCGGGCCATTGATAAGTGGGCACCGCCAGGCCAGCGTTTGTTACTGGTAACTACGGAAGGCCGCGTGATCGGCGCTGAACGCAGCGAAATGCAGATCATTCGCAACTTTATTGGCCAGGCCGATAACGCTGATCACCCGCAAAAGAAAAAGTATGGCCGCGTGGAACTGGTCGGTCCGTTCTCCGTGCGTGATGGCGAAGATAATTACCAACTGTATCTGATTCGTCCGGCCAGCAGTTCTCAATCCGATTTCATTAACTTACTGTTTGACCGCCCGCTATTACTGCTGATTGTGACTATGTTGGTCAGTACACCGTTGCTGTTGTGGTTGGCCTGGAGTCTGGCAAAACCGGCGCGTAAGCTGAAAAACGCTGCCGATGAAGTTGCCCAGGGGAACTTACGCCAGCACCCGGAACTGGAAGCGGGGCCACAGGAATTCCTTGCCGCAGGTGCCAGTTTTAACCAGATGGTCACCGCGCTGGAGCGCATGATGACCTCTCAGCAGCGTCTGCTTTCTGATATCTCTCACGAGCTACGCACCCCGCTGACGCGTCTGCAACTGGGTACGGCGTTACTGCGCCGTCGTAGTGGTGAAAGCAAGGAACTGGAGCGTATTGAAACCGAAGCCCAGCGTCTGGACAGCATGATCAACGACCTGTTGGTGATGTCACGTAATCAGCAGAAAAACGCGCTGGTGAGCGAGACATTGAAAGCTAACCAGTTGTGGGGTGAAGTGCTGGATAACGCGGCGTTCGAAGCGGAACAAATGGGCAAGTCGTTGACGGTTAACTTCCCGCCTGGGCCGTGGCCTCTGTATGGCAACCCGAACGCTCTGGAAAGTGCGCTGGAAAACATTGTTCGTAATGCTCTGCGTTATTCCCATACGAAGATTGAAGTGGGCTTTGCGGTAGATAAAGATGGCATCACCATTACGGTGGACGACGATGGTCCTGGCGTTAGCCCGGAAGATCGCGAGCAGATTTTCCGTCCGTTCTATCGCACCGATGAAGCGCGCGATCGTGAATCTGGCGGCACGGGCTTAGGGCTGGCGATTGTTGAAACCGCCATCCAGCAGCATCGTGGTTGGGTAAAAGCGGAAGACAGCCCGCTCGGCGGTTTACGGCTGGTGATTTGGTTGCCGCTGTATAAGCGTAGTTAA
- the yiiM gene encoding 6-hydroxyaminopurine reductase yields MHYPVDVYTGKIQAYPESKPSAIAKIQVDGELMLTELGLEGDEQAEKVVHGGPDRALCHYPREHYLYWAREFPEQADLFVAPAFGENLSTDGLTESNVYIGDIFRWGEALIQVTQPRSPCYKLNYHFNISDMAQLMQNTGKVGWLYSVIAPGLVSADAPLELVSRVSDVTVQEAAVIAWHMPFDDEQYHRLLSAAGLSKSWTRTMQKRRLSGKIEDNSRRLWGK; encoded by the coding sequence ATGCATTATCCGGTTGATGTGTACACAGGCAAGATTCAGGCTTATCCCGAAAGTAAACCCAGCGCAATTGCCAAAATCCAGGTTGACGGCGAACTGATGCTGACGGAACTGGGCCTGGAAGGTGACGAGCAGGCAGAGAAAGTCGTTCACGGTGGGCCAGACAGGGCGCTGTGTCATTATCCTCGCGAGCATTATCTCTACTGGGCGCGGGAATTTCCTGAACAGGCAGATTTGTTTGTTGCGCCTGCGTTTGGTGAAAATCTCTCAACCGACGGTCTGACGGAAAGCAATGTTTATATTGGCGATATTTTCCGCTGGGGAGAGGCATTAATTCAGGTTACTCAGCCGCGCTCACCGTGCTACAAACTCAATTACCATTTTAACATCAGCGATATGGCGCAGCTGATGCAAAACACGGGTAAAGTGGGCTGGCTGTATAGCGTGATAGCGCCGGGGTTGGTATCTGCTGATGCGCCGCTGGAGTTGGTTTCCCGTGTCAGTGATGTGACCGTGCAGGAGGCTGCCGTCATCGCATGGCATATGCCGTTTGATGATGAGCAGTATCACCGTTTGCTTTCCGCAGCCGGACTATCGAAAAGCTGGACGCGAACGATGCAGAAGCGCCGACTTAGCGGCAAGATTGAAGATAATTCACGGCGGTTGTGGGGAAAATAA
- the sodA gene encoding superoxide dismutase [Mn] produces the protein MSYTLPSLPYAYDALEPHFDKQTMEIHHTKHHQTYVNNANAALESLPEFANLPVEELITKLDQLPADKKTVLRNNAGGHANHSLFWKGLKKGTTLQGDLKAAIERDFGSVDNFKAEFEKAAASRFGSGWAWLVLKGDKLAVVSTANQDSPLMGEAISGASGFPILGLDVWEHAYYLKFQNRRPDYIKEFWNVVNWDEAATRFAAKK, from the coding sequence ATGAGCTATACCCTGCCATCCCTGCCGTATGCTTACGATGCCCTGGAACCGCATTTCGATAAGCAGACCATGGAAATCCACCACACCAAACACCATCAGACCTACGTCAACAACGCCAATGCGGCGCTGGAAAGCCTGCCAGAATTTGCCAACCTGCCGGTTGAAGAGCTGATCACCAAACTGGACCAGCTGCCAGCAGACAAAAAAACCGTGCTGCGCAACAACGCTGGCGGTCACGCTAACCACAGCCTGTTCTGGAAAGGTCTGAAAAAAGGCACCACTCTGCAGGGCGACCTGAAAGCGGCTATCGAACGTGATTTCGGTTCCGTAGATAACTTCAAAGCAGAATTTGAAAAAGCGGCAGCTTCCCGCTTTGGTTCCGGCTGGGCATGGCTGGTGCTGAAAGGCGATAAGCTGGCGGTGGTTTCTACTGCTAACCAGGACTCTCCGCTGATGGGCGAAGCTATTTCTGGCGCTTCCGGCTTCCCGATCCTGGGCCTGGATGTGTGGGAACACGCTTACTACCTGAAATTCCAGAACCGCCGCCCGGACTACATCAAAGAATTCTGGAACGTGGTGAACTGGGACGAAGCTGCGACGCGTTTCGCTGCTAAAAAATAA
- the rhaT gene encoding L-rhamnose/proton symporter RhaT, translating to MSNAITMGILWHLIGAASAACFYAPFKQVKKWSWETMWSVGGVVSWIILPWLISALLLPDFWAYYSSFSLSTLLPVFLFGAMWGIGNINYGLTMRYLGMSMGIGIAIGITLIVGTLMTPIINGNFDVLINTEGGRMTLLGVLVALIGVGIVTRAGQLKERKMGIKAEEFNLKKGLVLAVMCGIFSAGMSFAMNAAKPMHEAAAALGVDPLYVALPSYVVIMGGGAIINLGFCFIRLAKVKDLSLKADFSLAKPLIIQNVLLSALGGLMWYLQFFFYAWGHARIPAQYDYISWMLHMSFYVLCGGIVGLVLKEWKDAGRRPISVLSLGCVVIIIAANIVGMGMAS from the coding sequence ATGAGCAACGCGATTACGATGGGGATATTGTGGCATTTGATTGGTGCGGCCAGCGCAGCCTGTTTTTACGCCCCGTTCAAACAAGTAAAAAAGTGGTCATGGGAAACCATGTGGTCGGTAGGTGGTGTGGTTTCATGGATTATCCTGCCGTGGCTGATCAGCGCCCTGTTACTACCTGATTTCTGGGCGTATTACAGCTCGTTTAGCCTCTCAACCCTGCTGCCTGTCTTTCTGTTCGGCGCAATGTGGGGGATTGGCAATATCAATTACGGCCTGACCATGCGCTATCTCGGCATGTCGATGGGGATTGGTATTGCCATTGGTATCACGTTGATTGTTGGTACGCTGATGACACCAATTATCAACGGCAATTTCGATGTGCTGATTAACACCGAAGGCGGACGCATGACGTTGCTCGGCGTTCTGGTGGCGCTGATTGGCGTAGGGATTGTGACCCGCGCCGGGCAGTTAAAAGAGCGCAAAATGGGCATTAAAGCCGAAGAGTTCAATCTGAAAAAAGGGCTGGTGCTGGCGGTGATGTGCGGCATTTTCTCTGCCGGGATGTCCTTTGCGATGAACGCCGCAAAACCGATGCATGAAGCCGCTGCCGCACTAGGCGTCGATCCACTGTATGTCGCTCTGCCAAGCTATGTTGTCATCATGGGCGGTGGCGCAATTATCAACCTCGGTTTCTGTTTTATTCGTCTGGCGAAAGTGAAAGATTTGTCGCTAAAAGCCGACTTTTCGCTGGCAAAACCGCTCATCATTCAAAACGTATTGCTATCGGCACTTGGCGGTTTGATGTGGTATCTGCAATTCTTTTTCTATGCCTGGGGACACGCGCGCATTCCGGCACAATATGACTATATCAGTTGGATGCTGCATATGAGTTTCTACGTGCTGTGCGGTGGAATTGTGGGTCTGGTATTGAAAGAGTGGAAAGATGCCGGACGTCGCCCGATTAGCGTACTGAGCCTCGGTTGCGTGGTGATTATCATCGCCGCCAATATCGTGGGTATGGGGATGGCGAGCTAA
- the rhaR gene encoding HTH-type transcriptional activator RhaR, whose product MATQLTLLKKDFFADDEQAVAVADRYPQDVFAEHTHEFCELVLVWRGNGLHVLNGRPYRITRGDLFYIHADDRHSYTSVNDLVLQNIIYCPERLTLNLDWQSAIPGFSGTKHCPHWRLGSLGMGQARQVISQLEHESTHRDAHANNMAELLFGQLVMTLQRYRYASDNLPISAHETLLDKLITVLAASLERPFVLERFCQQESCSERVLRQQFRQQTGMTINQYLRQVRICHAQYLLQHSRLLIGEIAMQCGFEDSNYFSVVFTRETGMTPSQWRHLSAQKV is encoded by the coding sequence GTGGCGACTCAATTAACTTTGCTGAAAAAAGACTTTTTTGCTGATGACGAACAAGCTGTTGCTGTGGCTGATCGCTATCCGCAGGATGTTTTTGCAGAACATACTCATGAATTTTGTGAACTGGTGCTGGTATGGCGCGGAAACGGCCTGCATGTGCTGAATGGTCGGCCTTACCGCATTACCCGTGGTGATTTGTTTTATATTCATGCTGATGATCGCCACTCCTATACTTCCGTCAACGACCTGGTTTTACAAAACATCATCTACTGCCCGGAGCGGCTAACACTAAATCTCGACTGGCAAAGCGCTATTCCGGGCTTTTCTGGTACGAAACATTGCCCTCACTGGCGGCTGGGAAGCCTTGGCATGGGGCAGGCGCGACAGGTTATCAGCCAACTGGAACATGAGAGCACGCACCGCGACGCACACGCCAACAACATGGCGGAACTGCTTTTTGGGCAACTGGTGATGACCCTGCAACGATATCGTTATGCCAGCGACAATCTGCCAATCAGCGCCCATGAAACGTTGCTGGATAAATTGATAACCGTGCTGGCAGCAAGCCTTGAACGTCCTTTTGTGCTGGAGAGGTTTTGTCAGCAAGAATCATGCAGCGAGCGGGTACTCAGACAACAATTTCGCCAGCAGACGGGGATGACAATTAACCAGTATTTACGACAGGTACGGATTTGCCATGCTCAGTATCTTTTGCAACATAGTCGGTTACTGATTGGTGAGATTGCAATGCAGTGTGGGTTTGAAGACAGTAACTACTTTTCAGTGGTATTTACTCGCGAAACCGGGATGACGCCCAGCCAGTGGCGTCATCTCAGTGCGCAAAAAGTTTAG
- the rhaS gene encoding HTH-type transcriptional activator RhaS encodes MTKLHSVDFFPAQEVSVAIEPRLPQGAFPEHHHDFHEIVIVEHGTGIHVLNGQPYTISGGMVCFIRDSDRHMYEHTDNLNLTNVLYRSPDKFRFLAGLHQLLPQECNGHYPSHWRIDQHTLQQVRQLITRLEQVSAGQDLSTVANREILFMQLLVALRKNSLLEGDENTDARLNHLIAWLEDHFAEAVSWEAIADRFALSLRTLHRQLKQHTGLTPQRYLNRLRLVKARHLLRHSDDSVTHIAFSCGFADSNHFSTLFRREFGWSPREIRQGRDASLQ; translated from the coding sequence ATGACGAAATTACATAGCGTTGATTTTTTCCCGGCACAAGAGGTATCAGTGGCGATCGAACCACGGTTACCGCAAGGTGCTTTTCCTGAACATCACCATGATTTTCATGAAATTGTGATTGTTGAACATGGCACCGGTATTCATGTGTTGAACGGACAGCCCTATACCATCAGTGGCGGTATGGTCTGTTTTATTCGCGATAGTGACAGACATATGTACGAACACACCGATAATCTAAATCTGACAAATGTGCTATACCGTTCGCCAGATAAATTCCGCTTTCTGGCAGGGCTACATCAGTTATTGCCGCAGGAGTGCAATGGGCATTACCCCTCACACTGGCGTATTGATCAGCACACGTTACAACAGGTGCGTCAGTTGATTACCCGGCTGGAACAAGTCAGTGCCGGGCAGGATTTATCGACCGTGGCAAATCGCGAAATCTTATTTATGCAGCTGCTGGTGGCGCTACGCAAAAACAGTCTGCTGGAAGGTGATGAGAATACCGATGCACGCCTTAATCATTTGATTGCCTGGCTTGAAGATCACTTTGCAGAAGCGGTTAGTTGGGAAGCAATTGCTGATCGCTTTGCGCTTTCGTTACGCACGTTGCATCGCCAGCTTAAACAGCACACCGGACTGACCCCGCAACGCTATCTTAATCGTCTGCGTCTGGTGAAGGCCCGGCATTTGCTGCGTCACAGTGATGACAGCGTAACCCACATCGCCTTTAGTTGCGGATTTGCTGACAGTAATCACTTTTCGACGCTGTTTCGCCGAGAGTTTGGCTGGTCACCGCGTGAGATTCGCCAGGGGCGCGACGCTTCTCTGCAGTAA
- the rhaB gene encoding rhamnulokinase, translating into MTFRNCVAVDLGASSGRVMLARYERECRSLTLREIHRFNNGLHSQNGYVTWDVDSLESAIRLGLNKVCEEGIRIDSIGIDTWGVDFVLLDQQGQRVGLPVAYRDSRTHGLMALAQKQLGKSDIYQRSGIQFLPFNTLYQLRALTEQQPELIPHIAHALLMPDYFSYRLTGKMNWEYTNATTTQLVNINSDDWDETLLAWSGANKAWFGRPTHPGNVIGHWICPQGNEIPVVAVASHDTASAVIASPLNGSRAAYLSSGTWSLMGFESQTPFTNDTALAANITNEGGAEGRYRVLKNIMGLWLLQRVLQERQINDLPALIAATQALPACRFIINPNDDRFINPDEMCSEIQAVCRETAQPIPESDAELGRCIFDSLALLYADVLHELAQLRGEDFSQLHIVGGGCQNTLLNQLCADACGIRVIAGPVEASTLGNIGIQLMALDELNNVDDFRQVVSTTANLTTFTPNPDSEIAHYVAQIHSTRQTKELCA; encoded by the coding sequence ATGACCTTTCGCAATTGTGTCGCCGTCGATCTCGGCGCATCCAGTGGGCGCGTGATGCTGGCGCGTTACGAGCGTGAATGCCGCAGCCTGACGCTGCGCGAAATCCATCGTTTTAACAATGGCCTGCATAGCCAGAACGGTTATGTCACCTGGGATGTGGATAGCCTGGAAAGTGCCATTCGCCTTGGATTAAACAAGGTGTGCGAGGAAGGGATTCGTATCGATAGCATTGGGATTGATACCTGGGGCGTGGACTTTGTGCTGCTCGACCAACAGGGTCAGCGTGTGGGCCTGCCCGTTGCTTATCGCGATAGCCGCACCCATGGTCTGATGGCGCTGGCACAAAAGCAACTCGGTAAAAGCGATATTTATCAGCGTAGCGGCATCCAGTTTTTGCCCTTCAATACGCTCTATCAGCTGCGTGCGCTGACGGAGCAACAACCTGAACTTATTCCACACATTGCTCACGCTCTGCTGATGCCGGATTACTTTAGTTATCGGCTGACCGGCAAGATGAACTGGGAGTATACCAACGCCACCACCACGCAACTGGTCAATATCAACAGCGACGACTGGGACGAAACGCTACTGGCGTGGAGCGGGGCCAACAAAGCCTGGTTTGGTCGCCCGACGCATCCGGGTAATGTCATTGGTCACTGGATTTGCCCGCAAGGTAATGAGATTCCTGTCGTCGCCGTTGCCAGCCATGACACCGCCAGCGCGGTTATCGCCTCGCCGTTAAATGGTTCACGCGCCGCTTATCTCTCTTCTGGCACCTGGTCATTGATGGGCTTCGAAAGCCAGACGCCATTTACCAATGACACGGCGCTGGCAGCCAACATCACCAATGAAGGTGGGGCGGAAGGTCGCTATCGGGTGCTGAAAAATATCATGGGCTTATGGCTGCTTCAGCGGGTGCTTCAGGAGCGGCAAATCAACGATCTTCCGGCGCTTATCGCCGCGACACAGGCACTCCCGGCCTGCCGTTTTATCATCAATCCCAATGACGATCGCTTTATTAATCCTGACGAGATGTGCAGCGAAATTCAGGCTGTGTGTCGGGAAACGGCGCAACCAATCCCGGAAAGTGATGCTGAACTGGGACGCTGTATTTTCGACAGTCTGGCGCTGCTGTATGCCGATGTGTTGCATGAGCTGGCGCAGTTGCGCGGTGAAGATTTCTCGCAACTGCATATTGTCGGCGGCGGCTGCCAGAACACGCTGCTCAATCAGTTATGTGCCGATGCCTGCGGTATTCGGGTGATTGCCGGGCCTGTTGAAGCCTCGACGCTCGGCAATATCGGCATCCAGTTAATGGCGCTGGATGAACTCAACAATGTGGATGATTTCCGTCAGGTCGTCAGCACCACCGCGAATCTGACCACCTTTACCCCTAATCCTGACAGTGAAATTGCCCACTATGTGGCGCAGATTCACTCTACACGACAGACAAAGGAGCTTTGCGCATGA